One genomic segment of Hordeum vulgare subsp. vulgare chromosome 2H, MorexV3_pseudomolecules_assembly, whole genome shotgun sequence includes these proteins:
- the LOC123426670 gene encoding mitochondrial fission protein ELM1 yields MSIRPLWLPEPPPDVDRAPEIFAGGVAAVRRAVVIGNGCPGAENQCLGLVRALGLADRLTLYRIIRPTGGINKWLHFLPISLHKMVDQVLRHILSNTTFTTLFQGKLAPYHVSNVQSFGLSSVLEADSKRIVTMVRDTFEKEGLAIVVACGRDTIQYASSVRCSAPDNVFVIQIQHPRYRLDRFDLVVTPRHDYYALTAKGQQEVPWLFRRWITPREPPGPNVVLTAGALHQADSAALRIAATNWHDALAPLPKPLVVVSIGGPTRNCNYGVDLAKQLVSSLHNVSETCGSVRISFSRRTPQKVADLILREFSTHPKFYIWGGEEPNPHLGHLAWADAFIITADSISMLSEACSTGKPVYVVGTEHCRWKFSDFHNTLHKRGAVRPFTGLEDMSDSWSYPPLNDAIDVAARVREVLAQRGWTVG; encoded by the exons ATGTCGATTCGCCCGCTGTGGCTGCCGGAGCCGCCGCCCGACGTGGATCGGGCGCCGGAGATCTTCGCGGGTGGCGTCGCCGCGGTGCGCCGAGCAGTCGTCATCGGGAACGGCTGCCCAGGCGccgagaaccagtgcctcggcctCGTCCGCGCCCTCGGCCTCGCCGACCGCCTCACGCTCTAC CGTATTATCAGGCCAACCGGTGGAATCAACAAGTGGCTGCACTTTCTCCCTATCTCCTTGCATAAAATGGTGGACCAAGTACTCAGACATATACTGTCTAACACGACGTTCACAACACTGTTTCAAGGAAAACTGGCACCTTATCATGTCAGTAATGTTCAATCTTTTGGATTGTCTTCTGTACTGGAAGCAGATTCCAAAAGGATAGTGACAATGGTCCGTGATACCTTCGAGAA GGAAGGCCTGGCGATCGTTGTTGCTTGTGGCCGTGATACCATACAATATGCCAGCTCCGTAAGGTGTTCAGCTCCAGATAATGTCTTTGTCATTCAG ATACAACACCCCAGGTATCGCCTTGATAGGTTTGATTTGGTGGTGACTCCTCGTCATGATTACTACGCTTTAACTGCAAAGGGACAACAAGAAGTACCGTGGCTTTTCCGGAGATGGATTACTCCACGAGAACCACCCGGTCCGAACGTG GTCCTGACAGCTGGAGCACTTCACCAAGCAGATTCTGCTGCACTACGCATTGCTGCTACAAACTGGCATGATGCACTTGCTCCCTTGCCAAAGCCATTGGTAGTAGTAAGCATTGGAGGACCAACAA GAAACTGTAATTATGGTGTAGACCTTGCCAAGCAGTTGGTAAGCTCACTGCACAATGTTTCAGAGACCTGTGGAAGTGTCAGAATTTCATTTTCCAGGAGAACGCCACAGAAG GTGGCCGATCTTATATTGAGAGAGTTCAGCACACATCCAAAGTTCTACATTTGGGGTGGTGAAG AACCTAATCCACACCTAGGGCATCTTGCATGGGCCGATGCTTTCATCATAACAGCAGACTCGATAAGTATGCTAAGTGAGGCGTGCAGCACTGG GAAGCCGGTCTATGTCGTTGGAACTGAGCATTGCAGGTGGAAATTCTCAGATTTTCACAACACTCTGCATAAACGAGGGGCTGTTCGTCCTTTCACTGGATTGGAAGAT ATGTCAGACAGCTGGAGCTACCCTCCTCTGAACGATGCCATTGATGTGGCTGCACGTGTTCGTGAAGTGCTTGCACAACGTGGATGGACAGTGGGTTAA